One genomic window of Desmospora activa DSM 45169 includes the following:
- a CDS encoding MFS transporter: MGDEQKERRLFRLIWWSSFCWSFGLAMYQGVIGKYAIDHFQLSPLAYGWLDSVREWPGLCLVILLALLSRLSMRWLWVCSLLLTAVGLWLHAWSLPFLGLLGITLLTSTGVHVGAVVRDTLTMAWAKPTVRARRLGQMASGSAAAGLLGLGAVALLSGTLPLKVQLVIAGCWSVGGAIFVIPLQQKQDDEGLLRRGLLFRWRYRSYYGLALLSALREMVTLTFAVFLLLRDIGWTERELALLLAGHGLLAVILRPWVGAWIDRVGEAKALAVNYAVVTVLFLGYGWVREAWVLALIFVMDHLLTALDEIALSTYVSKWVQQDEWAATLAMGSTIAHAFAVLMPLVGGMLWLTLGATAPFLLGATVTVIACAVCVRLTHRGGNTVNSKD; this comes from the coding sequence TTGGGCGACGAGCAAAAGGAAAGGCGTCTGTTTCGCCTGATTTGGTGGTCCAGCTTTTGTTGGTCCTTCGGTTTGGCAATGTATCAGGGTGTCATCGGTAAATATGCTATTGACCATTTTCAGCTGTCACCATTGGCGTATGGATGGTTGGACAGTGTGCGGGAATGGCCAGGATTATGCTTAGTGATCCTGTTGGCGCTGTTGTCGCGGTTATCGATGCGTTGGCTGTGGGTGTGCAGCCTTCTTTTGACGGCAGTGGGGCTGTGGTTGCATGCTTGGTCGCTTCCGTTTTTGGGGCTGTTGGGGATCACCCTTCTTACCAGCACCGGTGTTCATGTGGGGGCGGTGGTGCGGGATACATTGACGATGGCATGGGCCAAACCCACTGTACGAGCCCGCCGCTTGGGCCAGATGGCCAGCGGCAGTGCAGCGGCGGGATTGTTGGGGTTGGGGGCGGTTGCACTCCTCAGTGGAACCCTCCCACTAAAGGTTCAACTGGTGATCGCCGGTTGCTGGTCTGTGGGTGGGGCGATTTTTGTGATTCCGTTGCAGCAAAAACAGGATGATGAGGGTTTGCTGAGGAGAGGTTTATTATTTCGGTGGCGGTATCGATCCTATTATGGCTTAGCCTTGTTGTCCGCATTACGGGAAATGGTGACCCTCACCTTTGCCGTGTTTCTGTTGTTACGAGACATAGGATGGACAGAACGAGAGTTGGCACTGTTGTTGGCGGGTCATGGTCTCCTGGCCGTAATCCTTCGTCCATGGGTTGGTGCCTGGATCGACCGAGTAGGTGAAGCGAAGGCGTTGGCCGTTAACTATGCAGTGGTGACGGTCTTGTTTCTCGGATATGGTTGGGTTCGTGAAGCTTGGGTATTGGCGCTCATTTTTGTGATGGATCACTTATTGACCGCCTTGGATGAAATCGCGCTATCCACCTATGTATCCAAATGGGTTCAACAGGACGAATGGGCTGCGACATTAGCGATGGGAAGCACCATTGCTCACGCCTTTGCTGTGTTGATGCCGCTGGTAGGTGGGATGCTGTGGCTGACGCTAGGCGCAACGGCTCCTTTTCTCCTGGGGGCGACGGTGACCGTGATCGCCTGCGCTGTTTGCGTGAGGTTGACTCATCGTGGAGGGAACACGGTGAATTCAAAGGATTGA
- a CDS encoding DJ-1/PfpI family protein: protein MAKVLIMTGDAVEALEVFYPYYRLLEEGHEAVIAAPSKKKLQTVVHDFEPAMETFTEKWAYGLDAHSSFDEVNPAEFDGLIIPGGRAPEHIRLHEKAPELIRHFFQENKPVGAICHAALVFAVVPDVVKGRELTAFTACRPEVESYGAAYISEPLHVEGNLVSGHAWPDLPGFMKEFFVLLNR, encoded by the coding sequence ATGGCAAAAGTATTAATTATGACCGGAGATGCCGTGGAAGCCTTGGAAGTGTTTTACCCTTACTATCGCTTGCTCGAAGAAGGGCATGAAGCGGTGATTGCGGCTCCCTCAAAGAAAAAGCTACAAACCGTTGTGCACGATTTTGAGCCGGCGATGGAAACTTTTACCGAGAAATGGGCGTACGGTTTGGATGCCCATTCTTCCTTTGATGAAGTGAATCCCGCTGAATTTGATGGCTTGATTATCCCTGGTGGACGTGCACCTGAGCATATTCGTCTCCATGAAAAAGCCCCTGAGCTGATTCGCCATTTCTTCCAAGAAAACAAGCCTGTCGGTGCGATCTGTCATGCAGCGCTAGTTTTCGCCGTCGTACCAGATGTGGTCAAAGGTAGAGAATTGACTGCTTTTACCGCCTGCCGACCGGAAGTGGAAAGCTATGGCGCTGCCTATATCTCGGAACCGCTTCATGTCGAGGGCAACCTAGTATCAGGCCATGCCTGGCCAGATCTGCCTGGCTTTATGAAAGAGTTTTTTGTGTTGCTCAATCGTTGA
- the thiE gene encoding thiamine phosphate synthase, translating to MPFSPSQLRLYMIMGSQDCNGRDPVWVLKEAIAGGITLFQFREKGSTLTMSETVFLGKRLKEICQRSSIPFIVNDRVDLAMVLGADGIHVGQEDLPAVQVRRLMGTEAIVGVSCENESEADKAIQAGADYIGVGALFSTRSKADAGDPIGPETISHIRRSNEQGLPIVGIGGINAANAGSVIAAGAAGIAVISAITAAESPRRSAMKLRQVIEEQNHTIV from the coding sequence TTGCCCTTTTCCCCATCCCAACTACGGCTCTATATGATTATGGGAAGTCAAGACTGTAACGGCCGTGACCCCGTTTGGGTATTAAAAGAAGCCATCGCCGGCGGAATCACCCTGTTTCAATTTCGCGAAAAGGGATCCACCCTCACCATGTCGGAAACCGTTTTTTTAGGAAAACGATTAAAAGAAATCTGTCAGCGCTCCTCCATCCCGTTTATCGTAAACGATCGCGTTGATTTAGCGATGGTTTTGGGTGCTGATGGAATCCATGTAGGCCAAGAGGATCTGCCAGCCGTTCAGGTTCGCCGTTTGATGGGAACAGAGGCGATTGTAGGCGTCTCCTGTGAAAATGAGAGCGAAGCTGATAAAGCCATCCAGGCAGGTGCTGATTATATCGGGGTGGGAGCCCTTTTCTCCACCCGATCAAAGGCAGACGCCGGTGATCCAATCGGTCCCGAAACGATTAGCCACATCCGCCGCTCCAATGAACAGGGGTTGCCAATCGTCGGCATCGGCGGTATCAATGCAGCCAATGCCGGCAGTGTCATCGCCGCCGGGGCTGCGGGCATCGCCGTCATTTCCGCCATCACAGCGGCAGAGTCTCCACGGCGATCGGCGATGAAGTTGCGTCAGGTGATAGAAGAGCAAAATCATACGATTGTATAA
- the thiD gene encoding bifunctional hydroxymethylpyrimidine kinase/phosphomethylpyrimidine kinase gives MSIPRALTIAGSDSGGGAGIQADLKTFQERHVYGMSAITAITAQNTQGVTGIYECSEEAVTRQMEAVATDIGIDAAKTGMIASTSIMEAVAAQVKKHRIHPLVIDPVMVAKSGSSLLEEAARHALKRILLPLSHLITPNLPEAEILVGESLDTDEKRKDAARRLTDMGADAVIIKGGHLQGNQADDLLYDGGNFHVFTAPRLHTRHTHGTGCTFSAAITAELAKGHSLLEAVRVAKAYITEAIRHPLNIGQGHGPTNHFAYRHLTVTESHH, from the coding sequence ATGTCTATCCCGCGAGCGCTAACCATCGCCGGTTCCGACAGTGGCGGAGGCGCCGGTATTCAAGCGGATTTAAAAACATTTCAGGAACGACATGTATATGGAATGAGCGCCATTACCGCCATCACCGCTCAAAACACCCAGGGTGTGACCGGGATATACGAGTGTTCAGAAGAAGCGGTCACTCGGCAAATGGAAGCCGTGGCGACCGATATCGGCATCGACGCGGCCAAAACAGGCATGATCGCCAGCACCTCCATCATGGAAGCCGTCGCCGCTCAGGTGAAAAAGCACCGTATCCACCCCCTGGTCATCGACCCTGTCATGGTGGCCAAGAGCGGATCATCCCTGTTGGAAGAAGCGGCTCGCCATGCATTGAAACGGATTTTACTCCCGTTATCCCACCTGATCACTCCCAATTTACCCGAAGCTGAAATCTTGGTGGGAGAATCCTTGGATACGGACGAAAAAAGAAAAGATGCCGCCCGCCGCTTGACGGATATGGGAGCGGATGCCGTTATCATCAAAGGGGGACATCTACAAGGAAACCAAGCTGACGATCTCTTGTACGACGGCGGAAATTTTCACGTATTTACCGCCCCCCGCTTACACACTCGCCACACCCATGGAACCGGCTGCACGTTTTCCGCAGCCATCACCGCCGAGCTGGCTAAAGGACACTCCTTGCTGGAAGCGGTTAGAGTGGCCAAAGCGTATATCACGGAAGCGATCCGTCACCCGTTGAATATCGGACAGGGTCACGGTCCTACCAATCACTTTGCCTACCGCCACCTGACTGTGACTGAAAGTCACCACTGA
- a CDS encoding Hsp20/alpha crystallin family protein: MGWLKPWFEQAMQEGWNELIQELEELRAEFPIPSLQKTMRDEGEFLVVEVVVPGWSRRHTVDVRVEGNVLLISGVFMEKTPAVAHQETTFSMTQWLPMPVDESRLQTDIKPGGRLIVTIPKRQGKK, from the coding sequence ATGGGATGGTTAAAACCGTGGTTTGAACAAGCAATGCAAGAAGGTTGGAATGAATTAATTCAGGAGCTGGAGGAGTTAAGGGCGGAATTTCCGATTCCCTCCTTGCAAAAAACGATGCGTGACGAAGGAGAATTTTTGGTTGTGGAAGTGGTGGTGCCAGGGTGGAGTCGGCGCCATACCGTCGATGTAAGGGTAGAAGGAAATGTTTTGTTGATATCCGGCGTATTTATGGAAAAAACACCTGCTGTTGCCCACCAGGAAACCACTTTTTCCATGACACAATGGTTGCCGATGCCGGTGGATGAATCGCGGCTACAGACGGATATCAAACCCGGCGGTAGGTTGATTGTGACTATCCCGAAGCGGCAAGGCAAAAAATAA
- the sspI gene encoding small acid-soluble spore protein SspI codes for MNFPIRGAVIHNIQDMSPEELQNMVNDSIERGEEKLLPGLGVLFEVIWENCDQTKRDDLIGTLHDNMPREQAQAPLSPS; via the coding sequence ATGAATTTTCCGATCCGAGGTGCCGTTATTCACAACATCCAAGATATGAGTCCGGAAGAGCTTCAAAATATGGTGAATGACTCAATCGAACGTGGAGAAGAAAAATTGCTGCCGGGATTGGGGGTCCTATTTGAAGTGATCTGGGAAAACTGCGATCAGACAAAGAGAGACGACCTAATCGGCACCTTGCACGACAATATGCCGCGTGAACAGGCCCAAGCTCCCCTCTCTCCTTCTTAA
- a CDS encoding potassium channel family protein encodes MNKQFAVIGLGRFGGSVAKTLHDMGYEVMAIDNDPQRVQDFAQIVTHAVEADSTDENALKALGIRNFDVVVVSIGEDIQSSIMTTLILQELGVKKVVVKARNDLHGKVLYKIGAHKVVYPERDMGVRVVHNLISPNILDYIELADDYSIIEISAGEFFAEKTLEKLDIRAQFGCNVMAIKSGRRINIAPLADDVIHKGDILVVIGHNNDLKKLEEKA; translated from the coding sequence ATGAATAAACAATTCGCAGTCATCGGTCTGGGTCGGTTTGGCGGTAGTGTCGCCAAAACGTTGCATGATATGGGGTACGAGGTGATGGCGATCGACAACGATCCACAACGGGTTCAAGATTTTGCCCAGATCGTCACCCATGCAGTGGAAGCAGATTCCACCGATGAAAACGCGCTCAAGGCGCTGGGAATACGCAATTTTGACGTCGTAGTTGTCTCCATTGGGGAAGATATTCAATCTAGTATTATGACGACGCTGATTCTGCAGGAATTGGGCGTAAAAAAAGTGGTGGTAAAGGCTCGCAACGATCTCCATGGAAAAGTACTGTATAAGATTGGTGCCCATAAAGTGGTATATCCGGAGCGCGATATGGGGGTACGGGTGGTTCATAACCTGATTTCACCCAATATCCTCGACTATATCGAACTGGCTGATGATTACAGCATCATCGAAATCAGCGCCGGAGAATTTTTTGCCGAAAAAACATTGGAAAAGCTAGATATTCGCGCACAGTTCGGGTGCAACGTCATGGCCATTAAGAGCGGGCGGCGCATCAATATCGCCCCCTTGGCAGATGATGTGATTCACAAAGGCGACATCTTGGTCGTTATTGGTCACAATAACGATCTTAAAAAGCTGGAGGAAAAAGCGTAA
- a CDS encoding TrmH family RNA methyltransferase produces the protein MEIRTISSARNEKVKRWRKLGTRKGRDEYRSMMIEGEKLLREALDADLDIRSILVSEEGTAVLEQFPELRELPVYCLYPSVFTGLVDTQSPQGIAAEVSIPRHTAPYHPPERAQVLLLDTIQDPGNLGAILRTAEAAGIRDIWLGNGTVDPFNPKVVRSAMGSLFRAHLHQGDLVDVIPDLKKMGFLIVSADPKGERDHFEFSIPERTALLLGNEGHGIHPELQSLTDERVRIPMPGKVDSLNVAVTAGILLYEWVRQKQDGNG, from the coding sequence ATGGAGATTCGAACGATCAGCTCAGCCCGCAACGAAAAAGTGAAGCGGTGGCGCAAGTTGGGGACGCGTAAAGGGCGGGATGAATACCGCAGCATGATGATCGAGGGAGAGAAGCTTCTACGAGAGGCGTTGGATGCTGACCTGGATATCCGCTCGATCCTTGTCTCGGAGGAGGGTACAGCGGTATTGGAACAGTTTCCTGAGCTACGGGAACTACCGGTGTACTGTTTGTATCCGTCCGTATTTACCGGGCTAGTGGATACCCAGTCTCCACAAGGGATCGCCGCTGAGGTTTCCATTCCCCGGCATACGGCTCCCTATCATCCTCCTGAGCGGGCACAAGTGTTGCTATTGGATACGATTCAAGATCCCGGCAACCTGGGAGCGATTCTGCGAACGGCGGAAGCGGCGGGAATCCGTGATATTTGGTTGGGAAACGGAACAGTCGATCCATTTAATCCTAAAGTGGTACGCTCAGCCATGGGCTCCCTATTTCGAGCTCACCTTCACCAAGGGGATTTGGTTGATGTGATTCCCGATTTGAAGAAGATGGGCTTTCTCATCGTCAGTGCGGACCCCAAAGGAGAGCGGGATCATTTTGAGTTTTCGATTCCGGAGCGAACGGCTTTACTTTTAGGCAATGAAGGGCATGGGATTCATCCTGAGCTGCAGTCCCTCACCGATGAACGGGTGCGGATTCCGATGCCGGGAAAAGTGGATTCTCTCAATGTAGCCGTCACCGCAGGGATTTTGCTGTATGAATGGGTACGGCAGAAACAAGACGGAAACGGTTGA
- the pheS gene encoding phenylalanine--tRNA ligase subunit alpha has product MHVRLEALKKEAQSLIAAAGSPEELKQLRVKYLGKKGELTAVLRGMKDLSPEERPVVGSLANEVRSQLEQWMETKERELSESLLEARLKTEAVDVTLPAVSRPQGGIHPLSAVIEEIEDIFIGMGFTVAEGPEVELDSYNFEALNIPKDHPARDMQDSFYITPEILLRTHTSPVQVRTMEEREGQVPVKVICPGKVYRRDNDDATHSHQFTQVEGLVVDRGIAMSELHGILQEFAQKLFDMTLDTRLRPSYFPFTEPSVEMDISCVQCGGSGCRMCKQTGWIEILGAGMVHPRVLKGAGYDSERYTGFAFGMGPERIALLKYGIDDIRQFYTNDLKFLRQFQTL; this is encoded by the coding sequence ATGCATGTACGCCTGGAAGCATTGAAGAAGGAAGCACAATCCCTAATTGCGGCAGCGGGGAGTCCAGAAGAGCTAAAACAGCTGCGGGTAAAATATCTAGGCAAAAAAGGGGAGTTAACTGCTGTTTTGCGGGGGATGAAAGATCTCAGCCCGGAGGAGCGTCCGGTGGTGGGAAGCTTGGCCAATGAAGTTCGCTCTCAATTGGAGCAATGGATGGAAACAAAAGAGCGGGAATTGAGTGAGTCGTTGTTGGAAGCCCGCTTAAAAACAGAGGCGGTAGATGTGACTCTACCGGCGGTTTCGCGTCCGCAGGGGGGAATCCACCCTTTGAGTGCCGTGATCGAAGAGATAGAGGATATTTTTATCGGTATGGGTTTTACAGTGGCGGAAGGACCGGAAGTGGAACTGGATTCCTACAACTTTGAAGCGTTAAATATCCCCAAGGATCATCCGGCCCGGGATATGCAGGATTCCTTCTATATCACGCCGGAGATTCTTTTGCGTACTCACACATCCCCCGTCCAGGTAAGGACGATGGAGGAGCGGGAGGGGCAAGTGCCGGTCAAGGTGATCTGCCCCGGTAAAGTGTACCGCCGTGACAACGACGACGCCACCCACTCCCATCAGTTTACACAAGTGGAAGGTTTGGTGGTGGACAGAGGGATTGCCATGAGTGAGTTACACGGCATTTTGCAGGAGTTTGCCCAAAAGTTATTTGACATGACGTTGGATACACGCCTGCGCCCCAGCTACTTCCCCTTTACCGAACCCAGTGTGGAGATGGACATCTCCTGTGTCCAATGCGGCGGTAGCGGGTGCCGCATGTGTAAACAGACGGGCTGGATTGAAATTTTGGGGGCGGGAATGGTACACCCGCGTGTATTGAAGGGAGCCGGATACGATTCGGAACGATATACCGGGTTTGCGTTTGGAATGGGTCCGGAACGGATCGCTCTACTAAAATACGGGATTGACGATATCCGGCAATTTTACACCAACGACCTTAAGTTTTTACGCCAATTTCAAACGCTTTAA
- the pheT gene encoding phenylalanine--tRNA ligase subunit beta: protein MRVSYQWLQQYVDLDGVTPQELAEALTRGGIEVDIVEARNDGLSKVAVGLVESVEPHPDADKLRVCQVDVGKEEKLTIVCGAANVTAGQKVPVALHKATLPGGIKIKKSKLRGIASQGMICSAQELGLPAKLLPKWQQDGILVLPEEAGIGQSVDTILDLDDHVLELDLTPNRSDCLSMIGVAYEVAAVLDRKLTLPEVPEAQARTEVDVEIVLETEEDCGLYGAQVLAGIQIGPSPQWLQNRLLAAGIRPINNVVDITNYVMLEWGQPLHAFDYDRLSGDEVVVRRARTGETITTLDGITRACDDETLLITDGDKPIGIAGVMGGENSEVGEGTTRILLESAWFSPTSVRRTARKLGLRSEASTRFEKGVDPTGIRTALKRAVQLLIELAGARPVSPITVEQLADIDDVVISLRHQRLNGMLGVKIEKAAVVDIFRRLDFPVKEEEGTYQVEVPSRRSDISIEVDLIEEVARLYGYDRIPKTLPWGQQSPGALTPEQRLRRVVRQTLRHTGLFEVINYSLTSRQRLQELENRTEDARPIRLHLPMSDERKWLRTTLLPQLVETAEYNVHRGEERVALFELSRVFLTEEKKLTKLPEERWMVAGLVTGAKTLPHWAGSAEPWDFFATKGLVEGLLQRLGVDGVQYRAAELAGYHPGRTAILQLGEKEIGVVGQLHPRIAEQHDLAETYVFELELGPLLEAAINRNVRFSPLPKYPATTRDLALVVDKEIPARELTAAIHKSGGKWLERIQLFDVFTGEKIGEGKKSVAYSLHYRSEEQTLTDEEVNEVHHGIVRYLEIHFGAVLRS from the coding sequence ATGCGGGTATCATATCAATGGTTGCAACAATATGTGGATCTAGACGGGGTGACGCCGCAAGAGTTGGCGGAAGCGCTGACCCGGGGCGGTATTGAGGTGGATATCGTAGAAGCGCGGAACGATGGGTTATCCAAAGTGGCTGTCGGTCTGGTGGAAAGTGTGGAGCCCCATCCGGACGCCGATAAATTGCGGGTTTGTCAGGTTGACGTCGGTAAAGAGGAGAAGCTGACGATTGTATGTGGAGCTGCCAATGTGACAGCCGGACAAAAAGTACCAGTTGCGCTGCATAAGGCTACGTTGCCTGGTGGGATTAAAATCAAAAAATCGAAGCTGCGTGGCATAGCCTCCCAAGGGATGATCTGCTCAGCCCAAGAATTGGGGCTGCCGGCAAAGCTGTTGCCCAAATGGCAACAGGACGGCATCTTGGTGCTGCCGGAAGAGGCGGGTATCGGTCAGTCAGTGGATACTATATTGGATCTGGACGACCATGTGTTGGAACTGGATTTGACGCCTAACCGTTCCGATTGCCTCAGCATGATTGGTGTCGCCTATGAAGTGGCGGCGGTATTGGATCGGAAGCTTACCTTGCCGGAAGTACCGGAGGCGCAGGCAAGGACAGAAGTTGATGTAGAGATTGTATTGGAGACCGAGGAAGATTGCGGCTTATATGGAGCACAGGTATTGGCAGGCATTCAGATCGGCCCTTCGCCGCAATGGCTACAAAATCGTCTTTTGGCGGCAGGAATCCGTCCCATCAACAATGTCGTCGATATAACCAACTATGTGATGCTAGAGTGGGGGCAACCCCTACACGCTTTTGATTATGATCGCTTAAGCGGGGATGAGGTTGTGGTGCGACGGGCTCGTACCGGTGAGACGATCACCACCTTGGACGGTATCACCCGTGCCTGTGACGATGAGACGCTGCTGATCACCGATGGTGACAAGCCGATCGGCATTGCCGGGGTGATGGGCGGAGAAAACTCAGAAGTGGGAGAGGGTACCACCCGTATCCTGCTGGAGTCTGCTTGGTTTTCCCCTACTTCTGTGCGGCGGACGGCGCGGAAGCTGGGACTTCGGTCCGAAGCCAGCACCCGTTTTGAAAAGGGAGTCGATCCTACGGGAATCCGCACAGCCCTTAAGCGGGCGGTACAATTGTTGATTGAGCTGGCCGGTGCGCGCCCGGTTTCCCCTATCACTGTGGAACAGCTGGCGGATATCGATGATGTGGTCATTTCTTTACGACATCAACGCTTAAATGGCATGCTTGGGGTGAAGATCGAGAAAGCGGCGGTTGTGGATATTTTCCGACGCCTCGATTTTCCAGTGAAAGAGGAAGAGGGAACTTACCAGGTGGAGGTACCCTCTCGCCGCTCCGATATCTCCATTGAAGTAGATTTAATTGAAGAAGTGGCCCGTTTATACGGATATGACCGTATCCCCAAAACGCTGCCTTGGGGGCAACAATCGCCGGGAGCGTTGACGCCGGAACAACGCTTACGCCGCGTCGTTCGTCAGACGTTGCGCCACACGGGGCTGTTTGAAGTGATCAATTACAGCTTAACTTCCCGCCAGCGTCTACAGGAATTGGAGAACCGCACCGAAGACGCCCGGCCTATCCGCCTGCATCTGCCGATGAGTGATGAGCGCAAATGGCTTCGCACCACGTTGCTGCCGCAACTGGTGGAAACGGCGGAATACAATGTTCACCGGGGAGAGGAACGGGTAGCGCTGTTTGAGCTGAGTCGTGTCTTTCTCACCGAGGAGAAAAAACTGACCAAACTGCCGGAAGAGCGCTGGATGGTAGCCGGATTGGTAACGGGTGCTAAAACCCTTCCCCATTGGGCTGGATCGGCTGAGCCCTGGGACTTTTTTGCGACAAAAGGCTTAGTGGAAGGCTTGTTGCAGCGGCTTGGTGTCGATGGGGTGCAATACCGAGCCGCGGAGTTAGCGGGATATCACCCCGGTCGCACAGCTATCCTCCAGTTGGGTGAAAAGGAAATTGGCGTGGTGGGGCAACTTCATCCTCGCATTGCCGAACAACATGACTTGGCTGAAACCTATGTGTTTGAATTGGAATTGGGGCCATTGCTAGAAGCGGCAATCAACCGTAACGTGCGCTTCTCTCCGCTGCCCAAATATCCTGCAACCACCCGCGATCTCGCTCTGGTGGTGGATAAAGAGATACCCGCCCGCGAGCTTACCGCTGCTATCCATAAATCCGGCGGAAAATGGTTGGAGCGTATCCAGTTGTTTGATGTGTTTACCGGTGAGAAAATCGGGGAAGGAAAAAAGAGCGTGGCATATTCTTTGCACTATCGTTCTGAAGAGCAAACTTTGACCGATGAAGAGGTGAACGAGGTGCATCATGGCATTGTTCGCTATCTGGAAATCCATTTTGGTGCTGTTCTTCGTAGTTAG
- the zapA gene encoding cell division protein ZapA, whose protein sequence is MSKNRQSVEIYGQIYNIVGKASPAYVRDIARQVDESMRNIAQTNSRLDTTKLAVLSAVNMTDAYMKIKQEHEEILHLIEDEQP, encoded by the coding sequence ATGAGTAAAAACAGACAGTCGGTTGAAATTTACGGTCAAATCTACAATATCGTCGGTAAAGCCAGCCCTGCCTATGTACGGGATATCGCCCGGCAAGTGGATGAGAGCATGCGCAACATTGCCCAAACCAATTCTCGTTTGGATACGACCAAACTGGCGGTGCTTTCGGCTGTCAATATGACGGATGCCTATATGAAAATAAAACAAGAACATGAGGAGATCCTGCATCTCATCGAAGATGAACAACCATAA
- a CDS encoding CvpA family protein: MNWMDFIIVLLLVGALIQGYRKGLIKEAFSLLGVIVALYLAWKFSGALAESLAGIIPLPDSFSEGLLGLLPIEQALYTLLAFFLIFVIVRILLRFLSAALAQLVKIPVLAQVNGVGGAALGFLKAFLIILVTVNLLALLPWKSGQEVVAGSGLSQGMLELTPDWQLQKGETDNAK; encoded by the coding sequence ATGAATTGGATGGATTTCATTATTGTACTGTTGTTGGTTGGAGCGTTGATTCAAGGTTATCGTAAAGGTTTGATCAAAGAGGCTTTCTCACTGTTGGGCGTGATTGTCGCGCTATATCTGGCGTGGAAATTTAGCGGCGCGTTGGCAGAATCCTTGGCGGGCATCATCCCGTTGCCGGATTCTTTCAGCGAAGGATTGTTGGGGTTATTGCCGATTGAACAAGCGTTGTACACCCTGTTGGCGTTTTTCCTCATCTTTGTGATTGTGCGCATCTTGCTCCGCTTTTTATCGGCGGCGTTGGCACAACTGGTCAAAATTCCGGTGTTGGCTCAAGTCAATGGAGTGGGAGGCGCCGCCCTCGGCTTTCTAAAGGCGTTTCTGATCATTTTGGTCACCGTCAATCTATTGGCTCTCCTACCGTGGAAATCGGGACAGGAGGTTGTAGCGGGCTCTGGTCTCAGCCAGGGAATGCTGGAGCTAACCCCAGATTGGCAGTTGCAAAAGGGAGAAACGGATAACGCTAAATGA